A stretch of the Pseudomonas helvetica genome encodes the following:
- the hemF gene encoding oxygen-dependent coproporphyrinogen oxidase — protein sequence MTTRTEAVKAYLLDLQDRICAALEAEDGGTRFVEDAWTRPAGGGGRTRVIENGAVIEKGGVNFSHVFGSGLPPSASAHRPELAGRGFEALGVSLVIHPHNPHVPTSHANVRFFIAEKEGEEAVWWFGGGFDLTPYYGNEEDCVHWHRVAAKACEPFGPDVYSRYKAWCDSYFQIKHRNEPRGIGGLFFDDLNEWDFDTCFAFMRAIGDAYIDAYLPIVQRRKAQAFTEKQREFQEFRRGRYVEFNLVYDRGTLFGLQSGGRTESILMSLPPQVRWSYDWKAEPGSEEARLTEYFLQDRDWLANV from the coding sequence ATGACTACCCGCACCGAGGCCGTAAAAGCCTACCTGCTCGACCTGCAAGACCGCATTTGTGCTGCGCTGGAAGCCGAAGATGGTGGCACTCGTTTCGTCGAAGACGCCTGGACCCGGCCAGCCGGTGGTGGCGGTCGCACGCGGGTGATCGAAAACGGCGCGGTCATCGAGAAGGGCGGCGTCAACTTTTCCCACGTCTTTGGCAGCGGTCTTCCGCCGTCCGCCAGCGCCCATCGGCCGGAACTGGCCGGGCGCGGCTTCGAAGCCCTTGGTGTGTCGCTGGTGATTCACCCGCACAACCCGCATGTGCCGACGTCCCACGCCAACGTGCGCTTTTTCATCGCCGAGAAAGAAGGTGAGGAAGCGGTCTGGTGGTTCGGCGGCGGCTTCGACCTGACCCCTTACTACGGCAACGAAGAAGACTGCGTGCATTGGCACCGTGTGGCCGCGAAGGCCTGCGAGCCCTTTGGGCCGGACGTCTACAGCCGTTACAAGGCGTGGTGCGACAGCTACTTCCAGATCAAGCATCGCAACGAACCCCGAGGTATCGGCGGTCTGTTCTTCGATGACCTGAACGAGTGGGACTTCGACACCTGTTTCGCCTTCATGCGCGCTATCGGCGATGCTTACATCGATGCGTACTTGCCGATCGTCCAGCGTCGCAAGGCACAAGCCTTCACCGAAAAACAGCGCGAGTTTCAGGAATTCCGCCGTGGGCGCTACGTTGAGTTCAACCTGGTGTACGACCGCGGCACGCTGTTCGGCCTGCAATCGGGCGGTCGTACCGAGTCGATTCTCATGTCGCTGCCGCCGCAAGTGCGCTGGAGTTACGACTGGAAGGCCGAGCCTGGCAGTGAAGAAGCGCGCCTGACCGAGTATTTCCTGCAAGATCGCGATTGGTTGGCAAACGTCTGA
- the aroE gene encoding shikimate dehydrogenase: MDRYVVFGNPIGHSKSPLIHRLFAEQTAQKLDYSTLLAPLDDFSGCATEFFREGRGANVTVPFKEEAYRLANSLTERAQRAGAVNTLSKLADGSLLGDNTDGAGLVRDLTVNAGFSLRGKRILLLGAGGAVRGALEPLLAEQPASVIIANRTLKKAELLAELFADLGPVSASGFDWLREPVDLIINATSASLSGDVPPIASSLIEPGKTVCYDMMYGKEPTSFCRWASEHGAAVSMDGLGMLAEQAAEAFFLWRGVRPDTAPVLAELRRQLAL; the protein is encoded by the coding sequence ATGGACCGTTACGTCGTATTCGGTAACCCGATTGGCCACAGTAAATCGCCGTTGATCCATCGCCTGTTTGCCGAGCAGACCGCTCAAAAACTGGACTACAGCACCTTGCTGGCGCCGCTGGATGACTTTTCCGGTTGTGCCACGGAGTTTTTCCGCGAAGGTCGTGGAGCCAACGTCACGGTGCCGTTCAAGGAAGAGGCCTATCGTCTGGCCAACAGCCTGACGGAACGGGCCCAGCGGGCAGGTGCGGTCAACACCTTGAGCAAACTGGCGGATGGCAGCCTGTTGGGCGACAACACCGATGGTGCCGGGCTGGTGCGGGATTTGACGGTCAACGCCGGATTCAGCCTGCGCGGTAAACGCATTCTGCTGCTGGGTGCAGGCGGTGCAGTGCGTGGCGCGCTGGAGCCGTTGCTGGCCGAGCAGCCGGCGTCGGTGATCATCGCCAATCGCACACTGAAAAAAGCCGAGTTGCTGGCTGAACTGTTCGCGGATCTCGGCCCGGTGTCCGCCAGTGGTTTCGACTGGTTGCGTGAGCCCGTGGACCTGATTATCAACGCGACTTCGGCCAGCCTGTCAGGCGATGTGCCGCCGATTGCCAGCAGCCTGATCGAACCGGGCAAGACCGTTTGCTACGACATGATGTACGGCAAGGAACCGACTTCGTTCTGCCGCTGGGCCAGCGAACACGGCGCCGCGGTGTCGATGGATGGCTTGGGGATGCTCGCCGAACAGGCCGCCGAAGCGTTCTTCCTGTGGCGCGGCGTACGCCCGGACACCGCCCCTGTGCTGGCTGAACTCCGCCGCCAGTTGGCGCTCTAG
- a CDS encoding SulP family inorganic anion transporter, giving the protein MAISRRHKLFPFLSWLPRQTRASVGRDLVVGLSGAILALPQSIAYALIAGLPAEYGLYAAIIPVLIACLWGSSWHLICGPTAAISIVLYASVSPLAMPGSQDYITLILLLTFLAGIFQWLLGMLRFGALVNFVSHSVVLGFTLGAAVVIALGQLPNLLGLDLPNQATALNSLVSLIGDIGALDKPSLVLGLGTLAVGIVLKLLLPRWPSLLISLIFSGLLVWLWPSMFGHVKLVSSFVGRLPPFSPLPLDLDLVLRLLPSAVAVGMLGLVTSLSIARSLSQRSQQLLDANQEVRAQGLSNIVGSFFAGSLSAGSFTRSGLSYEAGACSPLAGVFSALWVALFALTGATLIAHIPIPAMAGSILLICWGLVDHRGIRALFRVSHAEFAVMALTCVATLLLELQTAIYAGVLVSLFFYLKRTSQPRVQQWSEGDEEILRVGGSIFFGASHYLQVRLQRTQGLKVVIEGQYINFIDYSGVEMLHQEARRLLRQGRSLILRRARGHVVEELLRLEGPEKCPIRFED; this is encoded by the coding sequence ATGGCAATCTCCAGACGCCATAAGCTCTTCCCCTTTCTCAGTTGGCTGCCCCGGCAAACCCGCGCCAGCGTTGGCCGCGACCTTGTCGTAGGCCTCAGCGGGGCGATTCTTGCGTTACCACAATCCATTGCCTACGCCCTGATCGCCGGGTTACCCGCCGAATACGGCTTGTACGCTGCCATCATCCCGGTGTTGATTGCCTGCCTCTGGGGGTCGTCCTGGCATTTGATCTGCGGCCCGACAGCAGCGATCTCTATCGTTCTTTACGCCAGCGTCAGTCCCTTGGCCATGCCCGGCTCCCAGGACTACATCACGCTGATCCTGCTGCTGACCTTCCTCGCCGGTATTTTCCAGTGGCTGCTGGGCATGTTGCGCTTTGGCGCGCTGGTGAACTTCGTTTCGCACTCGGTGGTGCTGGGTTTCACCCTCGGTGCGGCGGTGGTGATCGCCCTTGGGCAGTTGCCGAACCTGTTGGGGCTGGACCTGCCGAATCAGGCCACGGCGCTGAACAGCCTGGTGTCACTGATCGGCGATATTGGCGCGCTGGATAAACCATCGCTGGTGCTGGGTCTTGGCACTCTGGCAGTGGGCATTGTGCTGAAACTGCTGCTGCCACGCTGGCCGAGCCTGTTGATCAGCCTGATTTTCAGCGGCCTGTTGGTGTGGCTGTGGCCGTCGATGTTTGGCCATGTGAAGTTGGTCAGCTCGTTCGTCGGCCGGTTACCGCCATTCAGCCCGTTGCCGCTGGATCTGGACCTGGTGTTGCGCCTGCTGCCCAGTGCGGTGGCAGTCGGCATGCTCGGGCTGGTGACCAGCCTGTCGATTGCCCGCTCCTTGTCGCAACGCTCGCAGCAGTTACTCGATGCGAATCAGGAGGTCCGCGCGCAGGGGCTTTCGAACATCGTCGGCAGCTTTTTCGCAGGCTCGCTGTCGGCCGGCTCCTTTACCCGTTCGGGATTGAGTTATGAGGCGGGTGCCTGCTCGCCACTGGCCGGGGTGTTCTCGGCGCTGTGGGTGGCGTTGTTTGCACTGACCGGGGCGACGCTGATAGCGCATATCCCGATTCCAGCGATGGCCGGGAGCATTCTGCTGATTTGCTGGGGATTGGTGGACCATCGCGGCATTCGCGCGTTGTTCCGGGTCAGCCATGCCGAATTCGCGGTGATGGCGCTGACGTGCGTCGCCACCTTGCTGCTGGAGCTACAAACGGCGATCTACGCTGGGGTGTTGGTCTCGCTGTTTTTCTACCTCAAACGCACCTCGCAACCCCGCGTGCAGCAATGGAGCGAAGGCGATGAAGAGATTCTGCGGGTCGGTGGCTCGATCTTCTTCGGCGCCAGCCACTACCTGCAAGTCCGTCTGCAACGTACTCAAGGCTTGAAGGTGGTAATCGAAGGGCAGTACATCAATTTCATCGACTATTCCGGCGTAGAGATGCTGCACCAGGAAGCGCGAAGACTGCTCAGACAAGGCCGCAGCCTGATCCTGCGCCGGGCGCGCGGGCATGTGGTCGAAGAGTTGTTGAGACTGGAAGGACCGGAGAAATGCCCAATCCGGTTTGAGGATTGA
- the choX gene encoding choline ABC transporter substrate-binding protein: MQKLSTVLTAGLLALSSVSAYAEQSCDTVKMADPGWSDIAATNAITGFLLDGMGYKAKVDTLAVPITFGGLKDGQVDVFLGNWMPAQQGFYDKFVANGDVTQLSKNLDGTEFTLAVPDYVWDAGVHNFADLNKYADKFDKKIYGIGSGAPANISLQEIIKKNDFDLGQWKLIESSEQAMLAEVSRAVKKQKFVTFLGWTPHPMNVQLKMHYLKGGEKYFGDTGSVHTLTRKGYAQACPNVGKLLTNLSFTQEMENSIMAEVVNKKLSNADAAKAWIKANPAVLDKWLDGVKTVDGKDALPAVKAKL; the protein is encoded by the coding sequence ATGCAAAAGTTATCCACAGTACTGACGGCGGGGCTGCTGGCCTTGAGCAGCGTTTCGGCCTATGCCGAGCAAAGTTGCGACACGGTGAAAATGGCGGACCCAGGCTGGAGCGACATTGCCGCGACCAACGCCATCACCGGTTTCCTGCTGGACGGCATGGGCTACAAGGCCAAGGTCGACACCTTGGCAGTGCCGATCACCTTTGGCGGGCTCAAGGACGGCCAGGTCGATGTGTTCCTGGGTAACTGGATGCCGGCGCAGCAGGGCTTCTACGACAAATTCGTGGCCAATGGCGATGTCACCCAGCTGTCGAAGAACCTCGACGGCACCGAGTTCACCCTGGCAGTGCCAGACTACGTGTGGGACGCCGGTGTGCATAACTTTGCCGACTTGAACAAATACGCCGACAAGTTCGACAAGAAGATCTACGGCATAGGCTCCGGAGCCCCGGCGAACATCTCGCTGCAAGAGATCATCAAGAAGAACGATTTCGACCTCGGCCAATGGAAGCTGATCGAATCCAGCGAACAGGCAATGCTCGCCGAAGTGTCCCGCGCGGTTAAAAAGCAGAAGTTCGTGACCTTCCTCGGCTGGACCCCGCACCCGATGAACGTGCAGCTGAAAATGCATTACCTGAAGGGCGGCGAGAAATACTTCGGCGACACCGGCAGTGTGCACACCTTGACCCGCAAAGGTTATGCACAGGCCTGCCCGAACGTCGGCAAACTGTTGACCAACCTGAGCTTCACCCAGGAGATGGAGAACAGCATCATGGCCGAAGTGGTCAACAAGAAGCTCAGCAACGCCGACGCGGCGAAGGCGTGGATCAAGGCCAATCCGGCGGTGCTGGACAAGTGGCTTGATGGCGTGAAGACCGTGGATGGGAAGGACGCGTTGCCAGCCGTAAAGGCCAAACTGTAA
- the betC gene encoding choline-sulfatase encodes MKRKNILFIMADQMAAPLLPFYGSSPIKLPNLSRLAAQGVVFDAAYCNSPLCAPSRFTLVSGQLPSKIGAYDNAADFPADVPTYAHYLRRLGYRTALSGKMHFCGPDQLHGYEERLTSDIYPADYGWAVNWDEPDVRPSWYHNMSSVLQAGPCVRTNQLDFDEEVVFKAQQYLFDHIREDGDQPFCLTVSMTHPHDPYTIPKAFWDLYDDNDIPLPETPAQTDLDPHSQRLLKVYDLWDKPLPVDKIRDARRAYFGACSYIDSNVGKLLQTLEDTGLIDDTIIVFSGDHGDMLGERGLWYKMHWFEMAARVPLLVSAPGQFAAGRVGAAVSTADLLPTLVELAGGTLEPGLPLDGRSLVPHLQGQGGHDEVFGEYMAEGTISPLMMIRRGAYKFIYSEDDPCLLFDVHNDPHEQEELSQSLQHRQLFDGFLAEARAKWNIPEIHQQVLASQRRRRFVAQALTFGKLKSWDHQPFIDASQQYMRNHIDLDDLERKARYPQPCQNQ; translated from the coding sequence ATGAAGCGCAAGAACATTCTTTTCATCATGGCCGATCAAATGGCCGCGCCCTTGTTGCCGTTCTACGGTTCATCGCCGATCAAGCTGCCCAACCTGAGCCGCCTCGCCGCACAAGGCGTGGTGTTCGACGCCGCGTATTGCAACAGCCCGTTGTGTGCCCCTTCGCGTTTCACCCTGGTCAGCGGCCAGTTGCCAAGCAAGATCGGCGCCTACGACAACGCAGCGGATTTTCCGGCAGATGTACCGACCTATGCCCACTACCTGCGACGCCTCGGCTACCGAACTGCGCTGTCCGGCAAGATGCATTTCTGTGGTCCGGATCAGTTGCATGGCTACGAAGAACGCCTAACCAGCGACATCTACCCGGCTGACTACGGTTGGGCAGTGAACTGGGATGAGCCGGACGTACGCCCGAGCTGGTATCACAACATGTCCTCGGTGCTGCAGGCCGGGCCCTGCGTGCGCACCAATCAGCTGGATTTCGACGAAGAGGTGGTGTTCAAGGCCCAGCAGTACCTGTTCGATCACATCCGCGAAGATGGCGATCAGCCGTTTTGCCTGACCGTGTCGATGACTCACCCACACGATCCGTACACCATTCCCAAGGCCTTTTGGGACCTGTACGACGACAACGACATCCCATTGCCGGAAACCCCGGCGCAAACCGATCTCGATCCGCATTCCCAGCGCCTGCTCAAAGTGTACGACCTGTGGGACAAGCCGCTGCCTGTGGATAAGATTCGCGATGCGCGCCGCGCCTATTTCGGTGCGTGCAGCTATATCGACAGCAACGTCGGCAAACTTCTGCAAACCCTCGAGGATACGGGGCTGATCGACGACACCATTATTGTCTTCTCCGGTGACCACGGCGACATGCTCGGTGAGCGTGGGCTCTGGTACAAAATGCACTGGTTCGAAATGGCCGCCCGCGTGCCGCTGCTGGTCAGCGCACCGGGGCAGTTCGCCGCTGGGCGAGTCGGCGCTGCGGTGTCCACCGCCGACTTGCTGCCAACCCTGGTGGAACTGGCCGGCGGCACGTTAGAGCCGGGCTTGCCACTGGACGGTCGCTCGCTGGTGCCGCACCTGCAAGGGCAGGGCGGACACGACGAAGTGTTTGGTGAATACATGGCCGAAGGCACCATCAGTCCGCTGATGATGATCCGCCGTGGCGCCTACAAATTCATCTACAGCGAAGACGATCCGTGCCTGCTTTTCGACGTGCACAACGATCCGCATGAACAGGAAGAACTCAGCCAATCCTTGCAACATCGCCAGTTGTTCGACGGTTTTCTCGCCGAAGCACGGGCTAAATGGAATATTCCGGAAATCCACCAACAGGTTCTCGCCAGCCAGCGTCGACGACGTTTCGTCGCCCAGGCGCTGACGTTCGGCAAGCTGAAGAGCTGGGATCACCAGCCGTTTATCGATGCCAGTCAGCAGTACATGCGCAACCATATCGACCTCGATGATCTGGAGCGCAAAGCACGTTATCCACAACCCTGCCAAAACCAATAA
- a CDS encoding LysR family transcriptional regulator: protein MYDALGDLSLDLFRAFEAAARHRSFTAAAVELGTTQPAVSQQLKRLEEQLGTRLFDRIYRGIELTEAGAILFEQVQAGLQSIDAGLNAISAQHQHEVLQVATDFAFAAYWLMPRLHRFHEANPQVDVSLVTSERSHNMLRTDIDVAVLFGDGRFKQGESHWLFSEEVFPVCSPLLLKDRAVPLPAHALQELPLLHLRGENSSHWFDWSGVFRTLGIATPPAPGQLRFDNYTLLIQAAIGGQGVAIGWRHLVDNLLAQGLLCRPIAETAISSFGYYVVLPQRKRRSALIQQFVDWLMTEQASSAESLTGLALPSIAV, encoded by the coding sequence ATGTATGACGCCCTTGGTGATTTGTCCCTGGACCTGTTTCGCGCCTTTGAAGCCGCGGCACGTCATCGCAGCTTTACCGCTGCGGCGGTGGAGCTCGGCACCACGCAGCCCGCCGTCAGCCAGCAGCTCAAACGGCTGGAGGAGCAACTTGGCACGCGGCTGTTCGACCGCATCTACCGTGGCATTGAGCTGACCGAGGCCGGGGCGATTCTGTTCGAGCAGGTACAGGCCGGTTTGCAGAGCATCGACGCCGGGCTGAATGCGATCAGCGCCCAGCATCAGCACGAAGTGTTGCAGGTTGCCACCGACTTCGCCTTCGCCGCCTATTGGCTGATGCCGCGTTTACACCGTTTTCATGAGGCCAATCCACAGGTGGACGTCAGCCTGGTCACCAGCGAACGCAGCCACAACATGCTGCGCACTGACATCGACGTGGCTGTGCTGTTTGGTGATGGGCGTTTCAAGCAGGGCGAAAGCCATTGGCTGTTCAGTGAAGAAGTATTCCCGGTGTGCAGCCCGCTGCTGCTCAAAGACCGCGCAGTACCCTTGCCCGCCCACGCATTGCAGGAACTACCGCTGCTGCATTTACGCGGTGAAAACAGCAGCCACTGGTTCGACTGGAGCGGCGTGTTCCGCACGTTGGGCATCGCCACCCCACCGGCACCGGGACAATTGCGTTTCGACAACTACACACTGTTGATTCAAGCGGCGATTGGCGGCCAGGGCGTGGCGATTGGTTGGCGGCACCTTGTGGATAACTTGCTGGCGCAAGGCTTGTTGTGCCGACCGATTGCCGAGACGGCGATATCGAGCTTCGGCTATTACGTGGTCTTGCCCCAGCGCAAGCGCCGCAGTGCGCTGATTCAGCAGTTCGTCGATTGGCTGATGACCGAACAGGCCAGCAGCGCGGAGTCGCTGACAGGTTTGGCGCTGCCGTCTATTGCGGTGTAG
- a CDS encoding DOPA 4,5-dioxygenase family protein — translation MQRIKGYHAHVYFDANTIDQARALCEQAAQLFPLKMGRVHERLVGPHPDWSCQLAFAPELLGEVLPWLALNRKGLVVFVHPDTGDDLADHTDHAIWMGAVRPLDLSIF, via the coding sequence ATGCAACGAATCAAGGGCTATCACGCCCATGTGTACTTTGACGCGAACACCATCGATCAGGCGCGAGCCCTGTGTGAGCAGGCTGCGCAGCTGTTCCCGCTGAAGATGGGCCGGGTCCACGAACGGCTGGTCGGCCCGCACCCGGACTGGAGCTGCCAGCTGGCCTTTGCACCGGAGTTGCTCGGCGAAGTGCTGCCGTGGCTGGCGCTTAATCGCAAAGGTCTGGTGGTGTTTGTACACCCGGATACGGGCGACGACCTGGCGGACCACACCGACCATGCGATCTGGATGGGTGCGGTTCGGCCACTGGATTTGTCGATTTTTTGA
- a CDS encoding anti-virulence regulator CigR family protein codes for MKMPKRLIASLGVLMLSATPLLHVSADERDDHDRGGPRYEHRGDDHRDHRPEYRRPPQDFGPVREVIRVNHGYFVRGAPPPPGVRWVRGQPLPRGYYGERLDSRALERLPYYPGYEWRRMGGDIVLIAIGTGVVYEVLEGVLY; via the coding sequence ATGAAAATGCCCAAACGCTTGATCGCCAGCCTGGGTGTATTGATGCTCAGCGCCACGCCCTTGCTCCACGTAAGCGCCGATGAGCGCGACGATCATGATCGCGGTGGCCCGCGGTATGAGCATCGCGGCGATGATCACCGCGATCACCGCCCTGAATACAGACGGCCACCTCAGGACTTCGGTCCGGTGCGCGAAGTGATCCGCGTCAACCACGGGTATTTCGTCCGCGGTGCACCACCACCGCCAGGCGTTCGCTGGGTCAGAGGCCAACCCTTGCCGCGCGGCTACTACGGTGAACGCCTGGACAGCCGGGCCCTCGAACGCTTGCCGTATTACCCAGGTTACGAATGGCGACGCATGGGCGGTGACATCGTGCTGATCGCCATAGGCACCGGGGTGGTTTATGAAGTGCTGGAAGGGGTTCTGTACTAA
- the trpA gene encoding tryptophan synthase subunit alpha: protein MSRLQTRFAELKEQNRAALVTFVTAGDPSYDTSLAILKGLPAAGADVIELGMPFTDPMADGPAIQLANIRALGAKQNLAKTLQMVREFRKDNNHTPLVLMGYFNPIHYYGVPRFISDAKEAGVDGLIVVDMPPEHNAELCDPAQAAGIDFIRLTTPTTDDVRLPTVLNGSSGFVYYVSVAGVTGAGAATLEHVEEAVARLRRHTDLPISIGFGIRTPEQAASIARLADGVVVGSALIDHIANATTPEQAIDGVLGLCSALSEGVRKARVS from the coding sequence ATGAGCCGCCTGCAAACGCGCTTCGCCGAACTCAAAGAACAGAACCGCGCCGCCCTGGTGACCTTCGTCACTGCCGGCGACCCGAGCTATGACACCTCGCTGGCGATCCTCAAAGGTTTGCCAGCGGCGGGCGCTGACGTGATCGAACTGGGCATGCCCTTCACCGATCCGATGGCCGACGGCCCGGCAATCCAGCTCGCCAACATCCGCGCCCTGGGCGCCAAGCAAAACCTGGCGAAAACCCTGCAAATGGTTCGCGAGTTCCGCAAAGACAACAACCACACGCCGCTGGTGCTGATGGGTTACTTCAACCCGATTCATTATTACGGCGTACCGCGTTTCATCAGCGATGCCAAGGAAGCCGGTGTCGATGGCCTGATCGTGGTCGACATGCCGCCAGAACATAACGCCGAGCTGTGCGACCCGGCGCAAGCGGCTGGCATCGACTTCATCCGCCTGACCACGCCGACCACCGACGACGTGCGTCTGCCGACGGTGCTCAATGGCAGTTCCGGTTTTGTGTACTACGTGTCGGTGGCCGGTGTGACCGGTGCTGGCGCAGCGACCCTGGAACACGTCGAAGAAGCCGTGGCCCGCTTGCGTCGCCACACCGACCTGCCGATCAGCATCGGGTTCGGCATCCGCACACCAGAGCAAGCGGCGTCCATCGCCCGTCTGGCAGACGGCGTGGTGGTGGGTTCGGCACTGATCGACCACATCGCTAACGCAACCACACCCGAGCAGGCCATCGACGGCGTACTCGGCCTGTGCTCGGCGTTATCCGAAGGTGTGCGTAAAGCCCGCGTCAGCTAA
- the trpB gene encoding tryptophan synthase subunit beta translates to MTQTNLRNGPDANGLFGAFGGRYVAETLMPLILDLAREYEAAKDDPAFKEELAYFQRDYVGRPSPLYFAERLTEFCGGAKIYLKREELNHTGAHKINNCIGQILLARRMGKKRIIAETGAGMHGVATATVAARFGLDCVIYMGTTDIERQQANVFRMKLLGAEVIPVVAGTGTLKDAMNEALRDWVTNVDSTFYLIGTVAGPHPYPAMVRDFQAVIGKETREQLQAKEGRLPDSLVACIGGGSNAMGLFHPFLDDKSVEIIGVEAAGHGIETGKHAASLNGGVPGVLHGNRTFLLQDDDGQIIDAHSISAGLDYPGIGPEHAWLHDIGRVQYTSVTDHEALDAFHKCCRLEGIIPALESAHALAEVFKRAPTLPKDHLMVVNLSGRGDKDMQTVMHHMDQSQQEKH, encoded by the coding sequence ATGACCCAGACTAATCTGCGCAACGGCCCTGATGCCAACGGCCTGTTTGGCGCGTTCGGCGGCCGCTACGTTGCCGAGACCCTGATGCCGTTGATCCTCGACCTGGCCCGCGAATACGAAGCGGCGAAGGATGATCCGGCGTTCAAAGAAGAATTGGCCTACTTCCAGCGCGACTACGTCGGCCGCCCAAGCCCGCTGTACTTCGCCGAGCGCCTGACCGAGTTCTGCGGCGGCGCGAAGATCTACCTCAAGCGCGAAGAGCTGAATCACACCGGCGCGCACAAGATCAACAACTGCATCGGCCAGATCCTGCTGGCACGGCGCATGGGCAAAAAACGCATCATCGCCGAGACCGGCGCCGGCATGCATGGCGTGGCGACTGCCACCGTGGCCGCGCGCTTTGGCCTCGATTGCGTGATCTACATGGGCACCACCGACATCGAGCGCCAACAGGCCAACGTGTTCCGCATGAAACTGCTGGGCGCCGAAGTGATCCCCGTGGTCGCCGGCACCGGCACTTTGAAAGACGCGATGAACGAAGCCCTGCGTGACTGGGTGACCAACGTCGACAGCACCTTCTACCTGATCGGCACCGTGGCCGGCCCACACCCTTATCCGGCAATGGTCCGCGACTTCCAGGCAGTGATCGGCAAAGAAACCCGCGAACAACTGCAAGCCAAGGAAGGTCGCCTGCCGGACAGCCTGGTGGCGTGCATCGGTGGTGGTTCCAACGCCATGGGCCTGTTCCACCCGTTCCTCGATGACAAAAGCGTCGAAATCATCGGCGTTGAAGCGGCGGGTCATGGCATCGAAACCGGCAAACATGCGGCCAGCCTGAACGGCGGCGTACCGGGCGTGCTGCACGGCAACCGGACCTTCCTGCTGCAGGACGACGATGGCCAGATCATCGATGCTCACTCGATCTCCGCCGGCCTCGACTATCCGGGTATCGGCCCGGAACACGCCTGGTTGCATGACATCGGCCGCGTTCAGTACACCTCGGTGACTGACCACGAAGCCTTGGACGCCTTCCACAAATGCTGCCGCCTGGAGGGGATTATTCCTGCACTGGAAAGCGCCCACGCCCTGGCCGAAGTGTTCAAGCGCGCACCGACCCTGCCGAAGGATCACCTGATGGTGGTCAACCTGTCCGGCCGTGGCGACAAAGACATGCAAACCGTGATGCACCATATGGATCAGTCCCAGCAGGAGAAACACTGA
- a CDS encoding LysR family transcriptional regulator, translated as MSHDLPPLNALRAFEATARLNSVSQAAEQLHVTHGAVSRQLKVLEEHLGVSLFVKDGRGLKLTDAGVRLRDASSEAFERLRTVCGELTQGHADAPFVLGCSGSLLARWFIPRLGRLNADLPDLRLHLSAGEGDLDPRRPGLDALLVFAEPPWPADMQVYELASERIGPVLSPRFAGYDSLCQAPAAALLNQSLLHTTSRPQAWPSWAQRNDLDAKALKFGQGFEHLYYLLEAAVAGLGVAIAPEPLVAEDLKAGRLVAPWGFSETPAQLALWLPKRAADGRARQLAQWLKNELRQP; from the coding sequence ATGAGCCACGACCTCCCCCCGCTGAACGCCCTGCGCGCCTTCGAAGCCACTGCCCGCCTGAACAGCGTCAGTCAGGCTGCGGAGCAACTGCATGTGACTCACGGTGCCGTCAGTCGACAGTTGAAAGTACTGGAGGAGCATCTGGGGGTGAGCCTGTTCGTCAAGGATGGGCGCGGCCTGAAACTCACAGATGCTGGCGTGCGCTTACGTGATGCCAGCAGCGAGGCCTTCGAGCGTTTGCGCACCGTTTGCGGTGAACTGACGCAAGGTCACGCCGACGCGCCGTTCGTGCTTGGCTGCTCTGGCAGTTTGCTGGCGCGCTGGTTCATTCCACGTCTGGGCCGGTTGAATGCCGACCTGCCGGACTTGCGTTTGCACCTGTCGGCGGGTGAAGGCGATCTTGACCCACGGCGGCCGGGGCTCGATGCCTTGCTGGTGTTTGCCGAGCCGCCGTGGCCTGCGGACATGCAGGTTTATGAATTGGCCAGCGAGCGCATCGGCCCGGTGCTCAGCCCTCGCTTTGCCGGTTACGACAGTCTGTGCCAGGCGCCAGCGGCTGCGCTGCTCAACCAATCCTTGCTGCACACCACTTCACGCCCGCAAGCCTGGCCCAGTTGGGCTCAGCGCAACGACCTCGACGCCAAGGCGCTGAAGTTCGGGCAGGGTTTCGAGCATTTGTATTATTTGCTGGAGGCGGCGGTGGCCGGGCTGGGCGTGGCGATTGCCCCTGAGCCGCTGGTGGCCGAGGACTTGAAGGCCGGTCGCCTGGTTGCGCCGTGGGGTTTCAGTGAAACCCCGGCGCAACTGGCGTTGTGGCTACCCAAGCGCGCCGCTGACGGGCGCGCTCGGCAGTTGGCGCAGTGGCTGAAAAACGAGCTGCGCCAGCCTTAA